One Peribacillus simplex NBRC 15720 = DSM 1321 genomic region harbors:
- a CDS encoding sigma-54 interaction domain-containing protein yields the protein MKQDSQINLLKEWTFPALVVDSANRIKDWGNYFNQSLSQNGNNTLTEQFDEWQFLDNKRLAAARLHDKRYLFLLMKQMDTDNILYIGSETQFLDDLLIDAHETDKLNRALDAIIENSYDGIYITDQDGITLYTNSAIERITGIPKEYYIGKSVDQLIKRGILNASVTHKVVKLRRTVSVVQDNFAGKETLITGSPVFNAKGEIEQVVTNIRDLSDLNELMHELTKVNELNNQYKQEIEKLRKITSKDGVVFVSDKMKMIYEIAERISDIDATVLILGETGVGKDVLARNIYNRSIRSKKGDFIKINCGAIPADLLESELFGYEGGAFTGANQKGKPGMFELAESGILFLDEVGELPLQLQVKLLRALQEREIQRIGGTKPKKIDVRIIAATNRNLSEMVKSGDFREDLFYRLNVIPITIPPLRERREDILALTDLFLTKANEQYKFSKEIDSRLKEYFYQHDWPGNVRELINIVERLVVLTDNQILSINDLPEEYQPENRNQPNLNATQTLKEAVERAEKEILTKAAQTYHTTYEIAEALDSSQATIVRKLKKYRLKVSGKE from the coding sequence GTGAAACAGGATTCTCAGATTAATTTGCTCAAAGAGTGGACCTTTCCTGCACTGGTCGTGGATTCTGCAAATCGGATAAAGGATTGGGGCAACTATTTTAATCAATCGTTAAGTCAGAATGGTAATAATACACTAACCGAACAATTCGATGAGTGGCAATTTCTCGATAATAAAAGGCTTGCAGCTGCAAGGCTGCATGATAAACGGTATTTATTTCTATTAATGAAACAAATGGATACTGACAATATTCTATATATAGGCAGTGAAACACAATTTTTGGACGATTTATTGATTGATGCTCATGAAACGGATAAATTGAATCGCGCACTGGATGCCATTATCGAAAATTCCTATGATGGGATATACATCACCGATCAAGATGGAATCACGCTTTATACCAATTCGGCAATTGAACGGATCACTGGCATACCAAAAGAGTATTATATCGGCAAATCGGTGGACCAATTGATTAAACGCGGCATCTTGAATGCTTCGGTGACGCATAAGGTAGTGAAGCTGAGACGAACGGTATCAGTCGTACAGGATAATTTTGCTGGAAAGGAAACATTGATTACAGGAAGTCCCGTTTTTAATGCAAAAGGGGAAATAGAGCAAGTCGTTACGAATATAAGGGATTTATCTGATTTAAATGAACTGATGCATGAGTTGACGAAAGTTAATGAACTGAATAATCAATATAAGCAGGAAATAGAAAAACTGCGGAAGATAACAAGCAAGGATGGAGTCGTATTTGTCAGTGATAAAATGAAAATGATTTATGAGATTGCTGAAAGAATATCGGATATTGATGCGACCGTACTCATTCTGGGAGAAACGGGTGTTGGAAAGGATGTCCTTGCCCGCAATATTTATAATCGGAGCATCAGATCTAAAAAAGGAGATTTCATCAAAATAAATTGTGGGGCAATTCCCGCTGATTTATTGGAATCCGAGCTCTTTGGATATGAAGGAGGGGCATTTACCGGAGCCAATCAAAAAGGCAAACCAGGGATGTTTGAACTCGCAGAGAGTGGTATCTTATTCTTGGATGAAGTCGGTGAGCTTCCCCTGCAACTTCAAGTGAAGCTGCTTCGGGCCCTTCAGGAAAGGGAGATTCAAAGAATCGGAGGTACAAAGCCAAAGAAAATAGATGTTCGCATAATAGCAGCCACGAACCGAAATCTATCGGAAATGGTCAAATCGGGTGATTTTCGTGAAGACCTCTTTTATAGGCTGAATGTCATTCCGATTACGATTCCTCCTCTAAGGGAAAGAAGAGAGGATATCTTGGCATTGACTGACTTATTTTTAACAAAGGCAAATGAACAATATAAATTTTCAAAAGAAATAGATTCGAGGTTAAAAGAATATTTTTATCAACATGATTGGCCAGGAAATGTCCGTGAATTGATTAATATAGTGGAAAGGCTCGTCGTGCTGACGGATAATCAAATATTATCGATTAATGACCTTCCGGAAGAATATCAGCCGGAAAATCGGAATCAGCCGAACCTCAATGCTACCCAAACTTTAAAAGAAGCGGTGGAAAGAGCCGAAAAGGAAATCTTGACGAAAGCGGCTCAAACCTACCACACTACATATGAAATCGCAGAAGCCCTTGATTCCAGTCAGGCAACAATAGTGAGGAAACTTAAAAAATATCGATTAAAGGTCAGTGGAAAAGAATAG